The Terriglobales bacterium genome includes a region encoding these proteins:
- a CDS encoding enoyl-ACP reductase — protein sequence MEGRTAVVFGVANKRSIAWAIAQALQAAGARLVITYQNERLAEEAKDLIAALPGAEAFQCDVSRDEEVEQLFAQLKSRYGKLHALVHSIAFAPAEELKGEFLATSREGFRIAHDVSVYSLIALARAAAPLMEDGGCILTLTYYGSEKVVPHYNVMGVAKAALEASVRYLAYDLGKRRVRVNAISAGPIKTLAARSISGFGDMLKAQAERAPLQRNVDVNEVAATAVFLCSDAGSGITGEVLYVDCGYNIMGF from the coding sequence ATGGAAGGACGCACCGCCGTGGTCTTCGGAGTGGCTAACAAGCGGTCCATCGCCTGGGCCATTGCGCAAGCGTTGCAGGCCGCCGGCGCGCGGCTGGTCATCACCTACCAGAACGAGCGGCTGGCGGAGGAGGCCAAGGACCTGATCGCCGCCCTGCCCGGCGCGGAGGCCTTCCAGTGCGACGTGTCGCGCGATGAAGAAGTCGAGCAGCTCTTCGCCCAGCTCAAGTCCCGCTACGGCAAGCTGCACGCCCTGGTGCACAGCATCGCCTTCGCGCCCGCCGAGGAGCTGAAGGGCGAGTTCCTGGCCACCTCTCGCGAGGGCTTCCGCATCGCCCACGACGTCAGCGTCTATTCCCTCATCGCGCTGGCGCGCGCCGCCGCCCCGCTCATGGAAGACGGCGGCTGCATCCTTACTCTTACGTATTACGGCTCGGAAAAGGTCGTGCCCCACTACAACGTGATGGGCGTGGCCAAGGCGGCACTCGAAGCCAGCGTCCGCTACCTGGCCTACGACCTGGGCAAGCGGCGCGTGCGGGTGAACGCCATCTCCGCCGGGCCTATCAAGACGCTGGCGGCGCGCAGCATCTCCGGCTTCGGCGACATGCTCAAGGCCCAGGCCGAACGAGCGCCGCTGCAGCGCAACGTGGATGTGAATGAAGTGGCCGCAACCGCGGTGTTTCTGTGTTCCGACGCCGGTTCCGGCATCACCGGCGAGGTCCTCTACGTGGACTGCGGCTACAACATCATGGGATTCTGA
- a CDS encoding MFS transporter has protein sequence MRNILRNRPLRFIFAANVISMLGSGMNTAAVTWSILQKTHSEMDLGLLAVLTTLPGMLMLPFTGVIIDREDRRHLLMLLDLGRGAVVLVVAVLALRGPVHTWQLYLMSMLVATGFWMFWPTITALIQEMTPESEFVHSNTFLLAGVQGGWLMAGALVGFVYDHIGLGGVLLIDCATYAASFLCYLFVRRGRHVVEHPETGPRPEGMVGRYFHELREGIGFLKGKPYVVLLGTSWALFIGAMLTQSVITAPLSDRILHAGAVGYGWLNGGWGLGAFLSVLYSPLIIRKAGSRHSVGFSMALLAASLLVLPFSHWLGIAVAIYALMGSARGVGGIAISSTLMEIVPKHFMGRVQNTFYFAGTVLQMAFGYLVGIAAHKLALSVGFFVVATMYAVAAVTAMWPVAPPERYLEPELVAAGGSLPLDVGAGRAHGEVVPANPEHDSERG, from the coding sequence GTGCGCAACATCCTCCGCAACCGGCCGCTGCGTTTCATTTTCGCCGCCAACGTCATCTCCATGCTGGGCAGCGGCATGAACACCGCCGCCGTCACCTGGTCCATTTTGCAGAAGACGCATTCGGAGATGGACCTGGGGCTGCTGGCGGTGCTGACCACGCTTCCCGGGATGCTCATGCTGCCCTTCACCGGCGTGATCATCGATCGCGAGGACCGCCGCCACCTGCTGATGCTGCTCGACCTGGGCCGCGGCGCTGTGGTGCTGGTGGTGGCGGTGCTGGCACTGCGCGGCCCGGTCCACACCTGGCAGCTCTACCTGATGAGCATGCTGGTGGCCACCGGCTTCTGGATGTTCTGGCCCACCATCACCGCCCTCATCCAGGAGATGACACCGGAGTCGGAGTTCGTCCACTCCAACACCTTCCTGCTGGCCGGGGTGCAGGGGGGATGGCTGATGGCCGGCGCGCTGGTGGGCTTCGTGTACGACCACATCGGACTGGGCGGCGTGCTGCTGATCGACTGCGCCACCTACGCGGCCTCGTTCCTCTGTTATCTCTTCGTGCGCCGCGGCCGGCACGTGGTCGAGCACCCCGAGACCGGCCCCAGACCCGAGGGCATGGTGGGGCGCTACTTCCACGAGCTGCGCGAAGGCATCGGCTTCCTCAAAGGGAAGCCCTACGTGGTGTTGCTGGGGACGAGCTGGGCGCTGTTCATCGGCGCCATGCTGACGCAAAGCGTGATCACCGCGCCGCTCAGCGACCGCATCCTGCACGCCGGAGCCGTGGGCTACGGCTGGCTCAACGGAGGATGGGGCTTGGGCGCCTTTCTGAGCGTGCTGTATTCTCCGCTGATCATACGTAAGGCGGGATCGCGTCACTCGGTGGGATTCTCCATGGCGCTGCTGGCCGCCAGCCTGCTTGTGCTGCCGTTCTCCCACTGGCTGGGGATCGCCGTCGCCATCTACGCGCTGATGGGCTCGGCGCGCGGCGTGGGCGGCATCGCCATCTCCAGCACCTTGATGGAGATCGTCCCCAAGCACTTCATGGGACGGGTGCAGAACACCTTCTACTTCGCCGGGACGGTTTTACAGATGGCCTTCGGCTACCTGGTCGGTATCGCCGCGCACAAGCTGGCGCTCTCCGTCGGATTCTTTGTGGTGGCAACGATGTACGCCGTCGCCGCCGTCACCGCCATGTGGCCGGTGGCGCCGCCGGAGCGCTACCTGGAGCCGGAACTGGTGGCGGCCGGAGGCTCGCTGCCGCTCGACGTCGGCGCTGGACGGGCCCACGGCGAGGTCGTCCCCGCGAATCCGGAGCACGACAGCGAGCGCGGCTAA